From Indicator indicator isolate 239-I01 chromosome 12, UM_Iind_1.1, whole genome shotgun sequence:
CCTGCCTTCCCCTACCCCAcccacagcccctgggcacactCCTGGGCACCTACCTGACCCAGAGCCCAGAGTCGTCCTTGGCGGCAATTCTCCTGGCACCGGCTTGGGGGAACCAATCCCAGGATGGGAGGACATGACCTGGGGGAGTCCTGGTGCCAGGACGGAGGGGTGCCAATGCTTCCGGGATTCCCGTGGGCACAGGCGGATGCCTAGTTCATAGCCCCCCTGCTTGACTCCCACTGCCAGACCCCAGGAACAACCCCAAACACAgcaccccctgcagccccccctAGCCCTGATCCCCCTCCACCAATCAccagacagaaataaaaggcaCCAAATTTATTGCGAGTTTGGGGCTCCTTGGAATctgccctggggcagggacCCCCCCAGACCTTGAGAACTCCCAGGGACCCCTTGagcccttccctggtgcaggggCTGGAGGAACGGGTCAGGGCAGGCAGGAGTGACCCCTAGGTGGGCACCCCTCCGCAGACCCTGACCCTTGGAACTGTTCTGGGATGCCCAAatcctgcccctgggcaggagctggtgcaGTGGGACTGGAGGCACTGGGTTCAGGGGTGTCCTGGGAGGGTCAGGGGGGGCCAGTGGGGGTCGTGGTGGCCCCCCCCTGCCGGCGGCAGGTGATGAGGTACTGGGGGTAGGCCTGGGTGTCGTTGAAGATGACGAAGATGGaggggtgctgggagctgttcACCACGCTGTGGTAGCGCCGGGGCGGGcagttgccaggctgtgcccgCAGTGGGGGGGCACGGAGACCCGGGGACCCCTTTACATAGTCCCCAGTCAGCACCTGGGCCACGAAGATGAACTTGGAGCCAtcagggctgggaggggagaaCCGGTCCCGGGCTGACAGCGCTGCCGACACCGCGAAGTACACGCCAAGGCCATACAGCGTACCTGTGGGCACCATGGGTGTGGGCCAAAGGTGCTGGGGGGCACCTGCTGGTAGCAGCAGACTGGGATATGCCACCAGTACCCAGGTGAGCGCTATTGGGTTGGCATATGCCAAAGGTACCCAGTGGGCTTGGGCCAAAGGTAGCCAGGGGGCATGGGGCAGTGGTACTGGAGTGAGCATGTACTCGCAGTAGTAGGACCATGCTGGTGGTACCAGAGCAAGGATGTGCCCACGGCACTGGGTTGGCACACACCGGGTTGGCACCTGCCAGTGGTGCCACAGCAGGCTCAGCCCATGCCCACCTGTCACTCACCGTTCCTGCCGCAGAAGCTGCGGTTGAAGCCGTGCAGGCAAATCTCACGGCTGCAGCCCTCGGTGGTACCATGGAACAGCACTCGCTCCACCGTGGTGCCAGGGGCACACTCCCgtgccacactgcccttctTCAGCTGGTACTGCTGGTACAGCACAGGGTGGATCAGCTTCTGTACCTGTCGGGGGTACAAACTGGCTCTACTATGGGCACACCATGGCTAGGGGCCTGCAtgtgcccagcctgccctggcactgTCATCACACACCCTGACAATGCTGATCCTGCCATGCTGCTCCTCCAGGCTCTGGTAGAACTGGCACACGGTGGCAGCAAACTCCTCTGAGCCCtcaggcagtgacagcagccgcacctcctcctcttccagccctggcacctccagccctgctgggtaCAACCCCAGTGAATGGCAACATGGCATGGTTGGTACCTCACCAGACAGAATACTCCCCAGCAAGGCAGGGCTAGCCTCATAATACCATTCTGGCATCAAATGGGCACCACATTGGCACCAGCACACACCGAGCAGGCGTCGGTCGctgtgggcagggggctggctgCGGGAGATGGCGATGGCACGGGCACTGCCAATGTCGAACTCCTCCATCCGCTGCAGGTCGATGGTGAGGGGTCGCCCGGCCAGCACCAGGTCCAGCCGtcgctgctggcactgccaggcacaCTCCAGCTGCTCCGCAGCCTCGGCAGGGTAGGGGATGGCCGTGCCAGAGGGGTCCCATCGCACCCAGCGTGCTGTGGTGGTGCCAACATCGCGCAGCCTTGGCTCTGGCTGTGGCAGTCGCCTGAGCAGGGCCCGGAGGTCgcgggcagcagctgcagtgtatTCGGCAAAGCCACGCAGCGTGGCAGTGCCATTGCACAGCTGGAGGCTCACAGCATGCCGGCGCTGCAGGAgggccaggcaggaggctggcagTACCTGCAGCTTCTCACTCACCACcacctgtgcctgcagctgcccctccagtgcctgctccagtgcccgTGGCAGCGCCGACACGTCCCGCTCAAAGGAGCAGAAGATGGTGACCTGTGCCATGTCTGCCGCTGGCACTGCCTCCTCCAGCGAGGCCTCCAGCGCAGCGCGGAGCCTGCTgtcatcatcctcctcctcctcttcctcactggGCAATGCCAGCTGCTCACGTTGAAAGGAGCGGAGGGAGAGAGCAGTGGCACgtgccagctctgccatctcCTCCTGCGAGCTGTCCATGGAGCGCTGGATCGCCAGCACCATCTGCgcctcctcctctgccagcctggcatcACCCGTGCcccactgcagctccctggcacCATCCCCACTACCCACAGCCAGGGGCTCTGCACTGGCATCCTGCTCGGTACCAGCCCATGGAGCATCGTCAGTGGCATTGTCAGTGAATTCATCAGTGGCATCATCAGTGGCATCACCAGGgcgcagtgctgccagcagctccttgatCTCCTCTGCAGGGAGGACCAAGATCCTGACCATGAGCCCCCCACTGGGGCACGGCATTGGCACCTGTGGCCCCTTCCCACCATGGCACCACAAGCAGCCCCCTCACCAATGTTGGATGCATCACCAGGCCAGTGCTGGGCATCCCTGTGGCAGCTTGCAGGGAGCAGGTctgtcagctccagctgcagggacacaggGGTAAGtcagtgccactgctgccaccaggGCTGCTTGTACATGCCAGCGACAGGCATGATGGCACCTGCTGTCCCAGTGATGTTGGTACCAGCCCCAGCCACACCTGAGGGTCCGGGGGGCTCCAGGTGGCACTGTCCACATCGATGACGCACTGGAAGTGGCTCTCAAGCTGGCGCAGGAGGCTGTGCCCACTCTGGTCCCGCAGGAAGCGGGCAATGCCAGGGAATCGCAGTGGCACTGGCTGTGAGCCCACAGTGcccagcaggctctgcaggaactcggcagctgcctggcactgaTCTGGTTGCCCGCTCACCTGCCGGTGGTGACAACTGGTCAGGGCTGGGATCTGGCACCAGTGGGCACcgcagagctgggagggacccTGGGACCCACCCCACCATGTCTCACCCGGAACCCAGCGACATCACCTCCCTCCAGTGgcaccagggagacctcagGGATGCT
This genomic window contains:
- the PARP10 gene encoding protein mono-ADP-ribosyltransferase PARP10; the protein is MAEDEPRQGGDPQGDPPCSGVLEVGGFPPSMELELLVLYFESRRCSGGGPVQDWQRHGPHLTITFQDPRDAQRVLARSPHRLEGTELRVAPAPPWDFSRLLLGGLNSATPPELLEPHLRTLLGRPPGTFTLSRGPAGWGLLSLRDPLTPQELAVVEQRAQCWGPAGAKVQLQRVPRTPQVLVRTTVPGLSHDLLELYFENRRSGGGSVRGVQVLPGGQAAIVTFQQLDVAERVLERQHQLQGMVLSVEPHYSFLGAPEGDEIPVPGETPSLGTANPPGTSTSPDRGPPVPGKLEPTEPAVLSPMPGELPDTIAGSHKDTEGDEAVARRWQCPEQAATVLALAQDEALVSSQDAVLVPPALARDEMLELAALAQDEALVAAEPGAVRYLQCHYQDLLGSIPEVSLVPLEGGDVAGFRVSGQPDQCQAAAEFLQSLLGTVGSQPVPLRFPGIARFLRDQSGHSLLRQLESHFQCVIDVDSATWSPPDPQLELTDLLPASCHRDAQHWPGDASNIEEIKELLAALRPGDATDDATDEFTDNATDDAPWAGTEQDASAEPLAVGSGDGARELQWGTGDARLAEEEAQMVLAIQRSMDSSQEEMAELARATALSLRSFQREQLALPSEEEEEEDDDSRLRAALEASLEEAVPAADMAQVTIFCSFERDVSALPRALEQALEGQLQAQVVVSEKLQVLPASCLALLQRRHAVSLQLCNGTATLRGFAEYTAAAARDLRALLRRLPQPEPRLRDVGTTTARWVRWDPSGTAIPYPAEAAEQLECAWQCQQRRLDLVLAGRPLTIDLQRMEEFDIGSARAIAISRSQPPAHSDRRLLAGLEVPGLEEEEVRLLSLPEGSEEFAATVCQFYQSLEEQHGRISIVRVQKLIHPVLYQQYQLKKGSVARECAPGTTVERVLFHGTTEGCSREICLHGFNRSFCGRNGTLYGLGVYFAVSAALSARDRFSPPSPDGSKFIFVAQVLTGDYVKGSPGLRAPPLRAQPGNCPPRRYHSVVNSSQHPSIFVIFNDTQAYPQYLITCRRQGGATTTPTGPP